ACGCACGGACTACCAGGTCAGCGACCTAGAGGAGGCGACGCAGGTCGACGTCCGCGAAGGTCTCTCGGCCGGCTCGCTCACCGAGGCTCGGCAGATCGTCGCGCGCCTCGATGACAAGCTCCTGCCGCTGTGCCCGGACCCGGCGACGTCGTCGGCACCGAGCCCTTCGGCCGCAGGGCCGAGCGCGTCCGATCCGGGCGCGTCCGATCCGAGCGCGTCCGGCAGCGCAGCGCCCACCGACACCGCCGCGCCCAACGCGAGCGCCTCGCCGACCGACACCGCTGCGCCGGGCACCGGGTCGGCGGCCGGTTCGGCATCGGCCAGCGCGTCCGGTAGCGCGTCCAGCAGCGCCGGCGCGTCCGCCCCCGCCTGTCGAGAGGGGGCCTAGACATGACCGCCCTCGCAACCTCGACCCCCGGCAAAGCCACCGCGGCGCCGGCATTCCCGAAGCGGCGCAACGCCGAGCTGGCAATGCTCATCTTCGCCACTGTGCTGGTGATCGGCGCGCAGATCGCGACCGACCTCGCCCTCACCGACGGGCTCGATCCGCAGATCTGGCTCTATGCGCTCGGGTTCATCGGCGTCTGGGGTGCCGCCCACATCGTGGTGCGCATCGTCGCGCCGTACGCCGACCCGATCCTGCTGCCGTGCGTCGCGCTGCTCAACGGCCTCGGCCTGGTGATGATCCGCCGCCTGGACTTCGCCGACGAGGAGTACGCCGTCTCCGAGGGCCTGCCGGTGCCCGACCCCACCGCGAACTCGCAGATCGCCTGGATGGTCATCGGCGTGGCGATGTTCATCGCGCTGCTGTTTGTCTATCGCGACCACCGCACGCTGGGGAAGTTCACCTTCACCCTCGGGGCCATCGGCCTGTTCTTGCTTGTGCTCCCGGCGATCCTGCCCGGCGCGATCGCGCCCACCATCAACGGCGCGAAGATCTGGATCCGGGTCGCCGGCTTCTCCATCCAGCCCGGCGAGTTCGCGAAGGTCGCGCTGCTGATCTCGTTTGCCGGCTACCTCGTCGCCAAGCGCGACGTCATGTCGCTGGCCAGCAAGAAGTTCCTCGGGATGGAGTTCCCGCGCGCCCGCGACCTCGGCCCGATCATGGTGGTGTGGGCGGTCAGCCTGCTGGTGCTGATGTTCGAGAAGGACCTCGGCTCCTCGCTGCTCTTCTTCGGCATCTTCGTCGCCCTGCTCTACATCGCGACCGAGAAGCTGTCGTGGGTCATCATCGGGCTGCTGATGTTCCTCGGCGGCGCCTTCGTGGCCTACCAGCTCTTCGGGCACGTCCAGCAACGCGTCGAGGCCTGGCTCGACCCGTTCGGTGCCGGCGATGCCGGATACCAGCTGCGCCAGGCAATGTTTGGACTTGGCACCGGCGGAATCTTCGGCACCGGCTGGGGCAACGGGCACCCGGACAACGTGCCGCTGCCCAAGTCGGACTTCATCACCGCAGCCCTCGGCGAGGAGCTGGGTCTCGTCGGGCTCGTCGCGATCCTGGTGCTGTACGTCGTCATCGTCGAGCGCGGCTTTCGCACCTCGCTGCTGGTGCGCGACTCGTTCGGCACGCTGCTGGCCGCCGGTATCGCCTTCTCCATCGGACTGCAGGTCTTCGTGATCGTCGGCGGCGTTACCGGCCTCATCCCGCTGACCGGCCTCACCACCCCGTTCCTGTCCGCCGGCGGCAGCTCGCTGCTGGCCAACTTCATCCTGATCGCATTGCTCGTGCGGATCTCCGACGCCGCCCGACGGCCAGCCGCCAGACCGGTCACCAAGGGCAACGTCAGCGAGCAGACGCTGCAGCTCAACCGGATCGACGCGGCCAAGATCGGCACCCACAAGAAGGAGTCCAAAGCCCGCGCCTCGAAGGCCCATAGCGCCGCGTTTACCGGTGAACCCGAGGCCGAGCTGCACCACGGTGACCCGGCTGACGGTGCGACCGAGCAGCTCGACCACCGCCCAGAGGCGTCGGGCAGGTCCGCGGCCAGCGAGCCCGGCCCGCCCACCGCAGAGTTCGCCCCCTACACCGACGACGAGACTCCGACGCGGCACGAGCCGGGCACCGGTGATGCGCGATGAAGAAACCGGTCCGCAAGCTCGCCCTGTTTACCGTCTTGCTGTTCCTCGCGCTCATCGTCAACCTCAACTGGCTGCAGGTGGTGCGCTCGGAGGCGCTACGCAAGGACCCGGGCAACACGCGCGTGCTGCTTGATGAGTACCAGCGCCAGCGCGGCTCCATCGTCGTCGAAGGCACCCCGATCGCCTACAGCGAGCCCACCGACGACAAGCTCAAGTACCTGCGCAAGTAC
The nucleotide sequence above comes from Epidermidibacterium keratini. Encoded proteins:
- a CDS encoding FtsW/RodA/SpoVE family cell cycle protein, whose protein sequence is MTALATSTPGKATAAPAFPKRRNAELAMLIFATVLVIGAQIATDLALTDGLDPQIWLYALGFIGVWGAAHIVVRIVAPYADPILLPCVALLNGLGLVMIRRLDFADEEYAVSEGLPVPDPTANSQIAWMVIGVAMFIALLFVYRDHRTLGKFTFTLGAIGLFLLVLPAILPGAIAPTINGAKIWIRVAGFSIQPGEFAKVALLISFAGYLVAKRDVMSLASKKFLGMEFPRARDLGPIMVVWAVSLLVLMFEKDLGSSLLFFGIFVALLYIATEKLSWVIIGLLMFLGGAFVAYQLFGHVQQRVEAWLDPFGAGDAGYQLRQAMFGLGTGGIFGTGWGNGHPDNVPLPKSDFITAALGEELGLVGLVAILVLYVVIVERGFRTSLLVRDSFGTLLAAGIAFSIGLQVFVIVGGVTGLIPLTGLTTPFLSAGGSSLLANFILIALLVRISDAARRPAARPVTKGNVSEQTLQLNRIDAAKIGTHKKESKARASKAHSAAFTGEPEAELHHGDPADGATEQLDHRPEASGRSAASEPGPPTAEFAPYTDDETPTRHEPGTGDAR